AGCCATATGGGAAtattgttatttatatttttatcataTTTGTAATTGTGAATGTCTTTTATGGAAGAAAAACGGCGATCAAATCCACCCATGTATTAGAATAGGCACAACTAATTGGTGGGTGGAATAATAGGatatataaggagtgagaatccactcactcggtggccactgaggaagaggtgtaataccttgaaacgcgtctggcatatcagagtgagcgtggattcctaACAACATACAAAAGAAGCTGGATACCAACAAAGATCGAAGAACATCAGTGATCTTAAAACGAAAGTGATTGACCTCCATTACCAAAGTTACTGCCGCATACTAGTGACGTCACATCCAAGCGTCTACCCGGAACCccagagaccaggtcacgtgggacgccacggccgtGTACGGCTACCTGGGAGATCAGCGCTGCAGCTACGCAGCAAGAAGGGGTAAGAATAGAAAGACACAGCGGCGGAGAACTAGTAAGTAACTTGGAGGGTATACACGCATCTCTGTATAACTTATATACTGGACTTTGACATCTGATCCGGATCACTATTAACATCTTAAGTGAACGGAGTGCCATACGTATTCAAAGGCACAGGACTTTAACGCTGAGATACCTAATCTCCAGTTGGAACATTGTCCTGAGACATAGCATGGTGTGGGCTCTATAACATCAGCTCTAAGGGGCTAGAGTGCTACATCTATAGTGAGGGACACCTATTATCAATAAGTTTGACGCCATAAATTCCCAAATGGAATACTATAGGTCATATTACCACCATATCGTGTACTAATAACACGACAGCAATTGTTACATCTACCAGTGGGACATTGGCGTTATTCTGGTGTTAGCATTGCATTTGATTGCTGCATATCGCATATCcaaattttattataatttttgatgtatgttttatgtgtattttaggggtttgtttttattgTCTATTAAATTTAGTTTACATCATCCTATAAGTGTTCTTCttatgagtgtgccccctcatcctTATATACATTATACCACTGTCTGTtcactgtctctaacatcatgtcctccagtgactgtcctctgtctctaacatcatgtcctccagttactgtctgtctgctgtctctaacatcatgtcctccagtgacagTGTCTGCTGTCTCTAACATTATGTCCTCCAGTTATTGTCAGTCCACTGTCTCTAACATAAATCTCCTCCAGTGACAGTGtctgctgtctctaacatcatgtcctccagtgactgtgcCTGCAGTccctaacatcatgtcctctctataTCTTAAACTGAATCttttctccatctactaacctacctaaacctaaTATCTCCATGTCAGTGTGTGGCACCATCATCACACCTGTCTCAGTGTTATGTTTCACACTGATCTTTTTTTCACCTCTGATATTCAATCACTGCGTTGCTAATACGCTACATACTTTTCAGTGTGTGATCTTGAAAGTGGAGCACTTTAATTTGTCTGTATTTTATTCTGATTGCTGAAGGTACCGGGGTGATCCAGGCTTTCGATCCACCAACTACTGGACACCTAGTGGAGAGAGCATTAGTGATATCATTGGCAATAGTATTAATGGTGTCtcagggacaacatctgcatggagtttctaTGTTTCTCACACACACCAAAAATATACTGAAATGCAAATTGGCTTCCTATGAATTCGACCCTAGTGTGCTTTATGTGTTGAGGTTTAGGGCCTATACTGCTGGCACTGAATTTCCAGGGAGCCGCCCCAGCCACATAACTGTACAAACGTTTTTCATTGTCATAGGTGAGCTGCACATTAAATTAAAGTTCTAGGTGTGATAGATGTTCCTAGtctgttttgtgttttttctgaCCCAATTTACACATCTCTATGTAGCATGTCCAACATGTTTCCCAACCAACCCGATCTTCACAGAACTAACCTGGACAGTGATCCCTACATGATGTTGGTCTTTCCAAGAAAATATGTAGCTTTCCATTTGTTGGAAgagtacaactcccaacatgttcTCACTGCTTCTGTCAGGCTTTAAGACAgacagtgaaatgcatgctcaattggattcaggtcaggttattgacttggccattgcataacattccacttctttctcttaaaaaactctttggttgcttttacagtatactttgggtcattgtccatccgcactgtgaagcgccgtccaatgagttctgaagcatttggctgaatatgagcagataatattgcccgaaacacttcagaattcatcctgctgcttttgtcagcagtcacatcatcaataaatacaagagaaccagttccattggcagccatacatgcccacgccatgacactaccaccaccatgcttcactaatgaggtggtatgcttaggatcctgagcagttcctttccttctccatactcttctcttcccatcactctagtaaaagttgatcttggtctcatctgtccataggatgttgttccagaactgtgaaggcttttttagatgtcatttggcaaactctaatctgttccttcctgtttttgaggctcaccaatggtttacatcttgtggtgaaccctctgtattcactctggcgaagtcttctcttgattgttgactttgacacacatacaccgacctcttggagagtgttcttgatctggccaactgttgtgaagggtgtttttttcaccatggaaagaattcttcggtcatccatcacagttgttttccgtggtcttccgggtcttttggtgttgctgagctcaccagtgcattCCTTCTGTTTAAGAattttccaaacagttgttttggccacgcctaatgtttttgctatctctctgatgggattgttttgctttttcagcctaatgatggcttgcttcactgatagtgacagctctttggatctcatcttgagagttgacagcaacagattccaaatgcaaatagcacacctgaaatgaactctggaccttttatatgctcattgtaattgggataatgagggaataacacacacccgaccatggaacagctgagaagccaattgtccccttACTTTTGGTATctaaacaagtgggaggcacatatgcaaactattgtaattcctgcgctgttcacctgatttggatgtaaataccctcaaattaaagctgacagtctgcagttaaagcacatcttgttgtggtggtgtatagagccaaaaatgttacagttGTGTTGACGTCCCAAtacttatggacctggctgtaattTGCAAAACGGGAGTGAATAGGTGACTCTGGCATTTATCATCAGAGCACCCCCTTATGTAATTCTGTAAGTTATAGTTTCTATAAAGAGAAACACAGCTTGGAGACCATATTTGTAATGTAACCATAGGTGACTTCTATGAGAGGAAATATCATGTACAATTTGGGTTAAACAGGAAACTATGCATAGTATAATGTCTTATATAACAAGAATGTATTAATCGTGTTCCAGGTGCATAGAGCTCCATAGCCAGGTAATGGTGAAGCAAAAAAACTTCTCATTTTAAGATCACCATACATTAAGGTTTTCAGATAGCCATTTTTGGACTTGACTTCGATGGTTGGCTTGTGAAGGTCAGTGTCTTGGATGACAATGTCATAAGTTAAAACGATAAATTGCTGATCAATCTATGTCAAGACCTGTGGTCTTATCTGAACTTCCATTGACGAAAAGTAGATCTGTTGTTTGGTATGAACAATTTTTTACCTACAATACTCAactaccaaaaaaaaaattatgaaggaTCAAATTTTTGATAAACATCTGCCTTCAGATCTGTCACATTTGTTTATGCTACCACTATCTTAAGAGAGGATAGTGGGAGAAATTGTCTAAATCTGTAGTATACCGTATGACTAACATGTGTATGACTACAGTATGATGTGTTGGGTGGAGATTTCTTACCTAGCTGGCAACAAAGAGTAATTCTATAATAGACAATCTTTTTAAATGTAAACCCATTCTACAGTTTTTGATGGTTTCTGTGTCTCATTTTATTACTATGACATTCTTATACAGCTGTGATATTTGCAGATTTCTCTCTGATCCAACATTATCCAAGATAAATAGACTTTACTCATCATGGAAAGAGGAAATTACAGCCAAGTCACCGAATTCATTCTTCTCGGATTTTCCACAGACCCTACTGTACAGGTTCTGCTCTTCCAGATCTTCTTGATCCTGTATATGTCCACAGTGGCCGGGAACCTTCTGCTAATAGTGGCTGTAAGACATGATCATCGTCTACACAAGTCTATGTATATCTTTCTGGCTAATCTATCCTTTCTGGACATCTGCCTCACTTCCATTACCATTCCCAACATGCTCAGCAATTTTTTGAGAGAGAAGAAGAGTATTTCATATTCCGGTTGCTTGATTCAGGTGCATGGCTTCCTTTTCCTTGGTGAGACGGAGTGTGTTCTCCTGGCCTTCATGGCTTATGATCGATATGTTGCCATCAGCAATCCATTGCGTTACAGTGTGATTATGAAGACAGTGACTTGTATTAGAATGATAGAGGCTTCATGGTTGACTGGAGGCATCATATCATCTGTGGACATATACTTTATATATCAGCTAGAATATTGTGAATTCACCACAATTGACCACTTCTTCTGTGAAGCTCCATCATTGATGGAGCTTTCTTGCAGTGAACATTTGGTGCTCAGTGTTATTAAGCTAGTTGGGGGTTCCATATTGCTCCTGGTTCCTCTCACTTGCATCCTTTACTCCTACACTCACATAATCTTGGCCGTCCTGAAGATCCGGTCTCGAAGATACAAGGCTTTATCCACATGCATGTCCCACCTTATCATAGTAATTTTCTTCTATGGCTTGGCCATCATCATATATATGACTCCTGAACGTTCGGGGCACTTATCAGATAAACTCTTAGCTGTGTTTTATTCATCAGTCACCCCAATGTTGAACCCTATCATTTATAGCTTAAGAAATAAAGATGTTCAAGGGGCCATCCAACATTTATGGAGATCTGCCGATCTGTTTAAGCCTCACAACATATTCTCCTTATAACATCAGTGGTGGTCTAGGTAGCCATTAAACAGCATTTCCCAGTGTTCTTCACACGTGCTCTGCATTTTAAACCACATTAGCGCATATACCCAGCATTGCCCAGGTGAACatctacagttgaaaccagaagtttacatacactgtataaaaagacacatatgcatgtttttctcaatatctgacattaaATCAGAATacacctttcctgtttttggtcaattaggaataccataattattattattttccaaatgccagaataatgagagagaatgttttaaggcatttttattactttctgcaatgtcaaaagtttacatacactaagattactatgcctttaaacaattctggactgcccatatgatgatgtcatgtgtttggaagcttctgttaggtttgttggcaacatctgagttaattagagacacacctttggatgtatttaaatgcacacctgaatcaggaagagaattgtggacctgcacaagtctggctcaaccttgggtgcaatttcaagatatctgaaggtgcctcgttcatctgtacaaacaattataagcaagtacaaacaagatgggaatgtccagccatcataccgctcaggaaggagacgggttctgtgtcccagagatgaacgtgcttcgGTCCGACATGTGCATTTCAACCcaggaacaaaagcaaaagaccttgtgaagatgatggcggaagctggtaagattgtgtcaatatctacAGTTAAACAAGTACTggatcaacatgggctgaaagaccACTCTGCatggaagaagccattactccaaaataaacataaaaaagacagattcatgtttgcaaatgcagacaggaacaaagacctacatttttggagacgtcctgtggtctgacgaaactaaaattaaatttttggccataatgaccatcgttacgtttggaggaaaaagggagaagcttggaagcctaagaacaccatcccaactgtgaaacacgggggtggcagcatcatgttgtggggtggttttgctgcaggagggactggtgcacttcacaaaataaatGGCATCATGAGAAAAGAAGAttttgtggaaatactgaagcaacatcagccaggaagttaaagcttgggcggaaatgggtcttccaaatggacaatgacccgaagcatgctgccaaactggttacaaagtggcttaaagaTAACAAAGTTAATGTTttgtggccatcacaaagccctgatctcaatcctattgaaaatgtatgggcaaagctgaaaagacaggtgcgagcaaggcgaccaacaaacatggctcagttacaccagttttgtcaggaggaatgggcccaaattccaaccaAGTATTGTGAGaaatgtttgacccaagtcatacagtttaagggcaatggtacaaagtattaatgaaatgtatgtaaacttttgactttgcagaaagcaataaaaatgccttaaaacattctctctctcattattctggtatATAGTAATATTAATTGaccaaaacaggaaaggtttattctgatttcatgtcagatattgagaaaaacatgcagatgtgtctttttatatagtgtatggaaACTTCTGATTTCAACTGTATGTATGTAAATATTTTCTAATGCCATTTCTTTCCTCGAAATACTCATTGTTATCTTTTGTCTAATCAGAAAGGTAAAGAAAACatctaacatttaaaaaaaattctctaaaggccccccccccccatacacattagtgtattgttggcTGAACTCGCTGTTCTCGGTGGGTTCGGACAACAGTTCAATGTGTATggagagctcctgactctcccctgacagatgatgttgggggagagaaaGATCAGATAAAGTGAATATTTTTGGCTGATCCTTTTgctctcccaggagataagcttTTCTCCTCTCCCCCCACTAAATATGCATACGGGTTCAGCTGAGCATGTATGTATATGGGGAGCTGGGAGTTGGGATAGATCGTTCGACGAAATTGTATTAAATGCATGTGACTGACTTAACACTTTGATCACGACTGCAACCTTTGAAAACCTGCTACTAGCCTCAAGTTCCCATTTCACAGAGGAAACATCTGTTTTGAGAGTGTCCCTTTACATACAGTCTGTTGCATCTTACATCTCCCTGCAATTCAGTCTGCCTCTTATCTCCCTGCTTGCTTGTTGCCCATTGCAACAAGtcgtagcacagtttttattttgcccatatcaaccaatcacagGAGAGCTTTCATTTTACTGCAGTGCTTATAAGAATAGTGTAGACCTATCATTACCAACCTGTGGCTCCCCAGCTGTTGCACAACTCCTACCATGCCCCAACAGCCTGCAACCATAAGGGCCCGATtggagttgaagttttgcaacagctggagatccaCGTGTTAATAAACATAGGTCTACAGTGTTGTAAAATTAAAGCTATGCTGTGATTGGTGGATCTCAGTAAGAGTTTGTGTTTTACACAGCACATGCAAGGAGATGGgaggcagactgaaatgcagGGGAAATGAGAGGCAATGAGAAGCAGTGCCTCAGCAGATACAGTTACATTAGTGtatacagtggcgtagctagaaatgactgggccccacagcaaatttttgaatggggcccccctcccccagtaatttttttgcaaccccttcctttcatgctgcccccactcctgtggctagtaaagatcgctctctcagaccagggccggctgctgttccatccgttttttgCACTGTCTTTACTGTTCCTGTAtctaatttaattgtgtaatactgttgagggagccctgaccaaatcctttagtcctcctcctcctagatgggccccttctgggtcagggccccaaagcagccacttcccctgcttcccctatagctacgcccctgagtgaATACATAATGCACGCTACATCAAAAACACATTACTTTACTAGAGCCTTCCAGAACCCTGTCAGCTGGACTTGACAACCCCCCAGTATTTTTAGCTGGATCTTAACcactgtaccaagtttggttaAGAGGAACGTGAAGAACGACAAACACATTTTCACTTTTAGATATTATACATATAGATTAAGATGTTAATCTACAGGTCATGCCAGTACAGCAAAATGAGGGCTTGGtttttgcaggacgacttgtaGCACCATTATGGAGACATTTAGTTTATTGGTTGAGtttcaatacatttttggggTGGTGGAGGAAATgaaaatgttttgtttgttttttgaccatttttatttacaatttttaAATTTGTTTCTCCTGAGCAAATCCATGATGATGCCAAGATCTCAACAGCAAATAACTAAAAAGCCCCGATATTACCCCTAGCATTTCAAACCAAATACCCCCTCCAGTGCACATCATAGCCCCTTCCAGCAACTCCTAACTTCACAGCAGTTCCAAACACCACAGTACAGCATAAAATTcctccccagcagtgccaaaCACCGTAGTGCAGGACACAGTACCTCCACAACagtgccaaataccacagggcaacacaaaatacctcctcagcagtacaaaacaaataccacagtgcagcacaaaatatc
The genomic region above belongs to Bufo gargarizans isolate SCDJY-AF-19 chromosome 4, ASM1485885v1, whole genome shotgun sequence and contains:
- the LOC122935194 gene encoding olfactory receptor 2D2-like, which gives rise to MERGNYSQVTEFILLGFSTDPTVQVLLFQIFLILYMSTVAGNLLLIVAVRHDHRLHKSMYIFLANLSFLDICLTSITIPNMLSNFLREKKSISYSGCLIQVHGFLFLGETECVLLAFMAYDRYVAISNPLRYSVIMKTVTCIRMIEASWLTGGIISSVDIYFIYQLEYCEFTTIDHFFCEAPSLMELSCSEHLVLSVIKLVGGSILLLVPLTCILYSYTHIILAVLKIRSRRYKALSTCMSHLIIVIFFYGLAIIIYMTPERSGHLSDKLLAVFYSSVTPMLNPIIYSLRNKDVQGAIQHLWRSADLFKPHNIFSL